The following proteins are co-located in the Poecile atricapillus isolate bPoeAtr1 chromosome 2, bPoeAtr1.hap1, whole genome shotgun sequence genome:
- the SNRNP48 gene encoding U11/U12 small nuclear ribonucleoprotein 48 kDa protein isoform X1, whose protein sequence is MAAPSAVWLGGDPVEWVLCPYDVHHRVPRASLERHAASCRLRRMGYSAKEEAEMYDSSFFYENLKVPTVTMDKDLQFHIVKQARAQSAKEGAGYSEGSYSLLPVEVPQNHKHFICDLTQADRLALYDYVVEETKKQRSRSQIMENDSDLFVDLAAKITQDDSQKGPKSHLEILAEMRDYKRRRQSYRAKNVHITKKSYTEVIRDVIGVHMEELGNQWQENRLHNAEICEGEKLKSSGREDRRSASVDSRQSGGSSRDTECTRHRRDTSRSPSKRRRSRERGKDRDSWRKRERTTGVWDLCLSRHEDSWAEEMLPCPSCLGMKTNITTIKEESRNNNLIILFISCSKHNFHKNYYYCCFAQDSKVAHIILVLLNTCAALETKKC, encoded by the exons ATGGCGGCGCCCAGCGCCGTGTGGCTCGGCGGGGACCCG GTGGAGTGGGTGCTGTGCCCCTACGACGTCCATCACCGTGTTCCCCGCGCGTCCCTGGAGAGGCACGCGGCGTCCTGCCGGCTCCGCAGGATGGGATACTCCGCCAAGGAGGAG GCCGAGATGTATGACTCCAGCTTTTTCTACGAAAACCTGAAGGTTCCTACTGTCACCATGG ATAAAGATCTACAGTTTCATATTGTTAAGCAGGCTAGAGCCCAAAGTGCAAAGGAAGGTGCAGGCTACAGCGAAG GATCTTATTCATTACTGCCTGTAGAAGTTCCTCAAAACCACAAGCATTTCATCTGTGACCTGACCCAAGCTGACCGTCTTGCTCTTTACGATTACGTTGTTgaggaaacaaagaaacagaggTCTAGATCCCAGATAATGGAAAATGATAGTGATCTCTTCGTGGATTTAGCAGCAAAAATCACCCAAG ATGATAGTCAGAAAGGTCCGAAGTCCCATCTTGAAATTTTGGCTGAAATGCGAGATTACAAAAGGCGGCGGCAGTCATACAGAGCTAAGAATGTTCATATAACAAAGAAGTCCTACACTGAg GTGATTCGGGATGTGATTGGTGTGCATATGGAAGAACTCGGCAATCAGTGGCAAGAGAACAGGTTGCATAATGCAGAGATATGTGAAGGAGAGAAGTTGAAGTCCTCAGGAAG GGAAGACAGGCGGTCAGCTTCAGTGGACTCACGGCAGTCTGGGGGAAGCAGTAGGGATACGGAGTGCACGAGACACAGGAGAGACACCAGCAGGAGTCCAAGTAAACGAAGAAGGAGTCGTGAGAGAGGCAAAGACAGAGATTcttggagaaaaagagagag GACCACAGGTGTGTGGGACCTGTGTTTGAGCAGACATGAGGACTCTTGGGCAGAAGAAATGCTGCCTTGCCCTTCATGTTTGG GGATGAAGACAAATATCACAACCATAAAAGAAGAAAGTAGAAACAATAACCTGATTATTTTGTTCATCAGCTGTTCAAAACATAACTTCCACAAGAACTATTATTACTGTTGTTTTGCTCAAGACAGTAAAGTTGCCCACATAATATTGGTGTTGCTTAACACCTGTGCTGCTTTGGAGACAAAAAAGTGCTAA
- the SNRNP48 gene encoding U11/U12 small nuclear ribonucleoprotein 48 kDa protein isoform X3 has product MAAPSAVWLGGDPVEWVLCPYDVHHRVPRASLERHAASCRLRRMGYSAKEEAEMYDSSFFYENLKVPTVTMDKDLQFHIVKQARAQSAKEGAGYSEGSYSLLPVEVPQNHKHFICDLTQADRLALYDYVVEETKKQRSRSQIMENDSDLFVDLAAKITQDDSQKGPKSHLEILAEMRDYKRRRQSYRAKNVHITKKSYTEVIRDVIGVHMEELGNQWQENRLHNAEICEGEKLKSSGREDRRSASVDSRQSGGSSRDTECTRHRRDTSRSPSKRRRSRERGKDRDSWRKRERDEDKYHNHKRRK; this is encoded by the exons ATGGCGGCGCCCAGCGCCGTGTGGCTCGGCGGGGACCCG GTGGAGTGGGTGCTGTGCCCCTACGACGTCCATCACCGTGTTCCCCGCGCGTCCCTGGAGAGGCACGCGGCGTCCTGCCGGCTCCGCAGGATGGGATACTCCGCCAAGGAGGAG GCCGAGATGTATGACTCCAGCTTTTTCTACGAAAACCTGAAGGTTCCTACTGTCACCATGG ATAAAGATCTACAGTTTCATATTGTTAAGCAGGCTAGAGCCCAAAGTGCAAAGGAAGGTGCAGGCTACAGCGAAG GATCTTATTCATTACTGCCTGTAGAAGTTCCTCAAAACCACAAGCATTTCATCTGTGACCTGACCCAAGCTGACCGTCTTGCTCTTTACGATTACGTTGTTgaggaaacaaagaaacagaggTCTAGATCCCAGATAATGGAAAATGATAGTGATCTCTTCGTGGATTTAGCAGCAAAAATCACCCAAG ATGATAGTCAGAAAGGTCCGAAGTCCCATCTTGAAATTTTGGCTGAAATGCGAGATTACAAAAGGCGGCGGCAGTCATACAGAGCTAAGAATGTTCATATAACAAAGAAGTCCTACACTGAg GTGATTCGGGATGTGATTGGTGTGCATATGGAAGAACTCGGCAATCAGTGGCAAGAGAACAGGTTGCATAATGCAGAGATATGTGAAGGAGAGAAGTTGAAGTCCTCAGGAAG GGAAGACAGGCGGTCAGCTTCAGTGGACTCACGGCAGTCTGGGGGAAGCAGTAGGGATACGGAGTGCACGAGACACAGGAGAGACACCAGCAGGAGTCCAAGTAAACGAAGAAGGAGTCGTGAGAGAGGCAAAGACAGAGATTcttggagaaaaagagagag GGATGAAGACAAATATCACAACCATAAAAGAAGAAAGTAG
- the SNRNP48 gene encoding U11/U12 small nuclear ribonucleoprotein 48 kDa protein isoform X2 has product MAAPSAVWLGGDPVEWVLCPYDVHHRVPRASLERHAASCRLRRMGYSAKEEAEMYDSSFFYENLKVPTVTMDKDLQFHIVKQARAQSAKEGAGYSEDDSQKGPKSHLEILAEMRDYKRRRQSYRAKNVHITKKSYTEVIRDVIGVHMEELGNQWQENRLHNAEICEGEKLKSSGREDRRSASVDSRQSGGSSRDTECTRHRRDTSRSPSKRRRSRERGKDRDSWRKRERTTGVWDLCLSRHEDSWAEEMLPCPSCLGMKTNITTIKEESRNNNLIILFISCSKHNFHKNYYYCCFAQDSKVAHIILVLLNTCAALETKKC; this is encoded by the exons ATGGCGGCGCCCAGCGCCGTGTGGCTCGGCGGGGACCCG GTGGAGTGGGTGCTGTGCCCCTACGACGTCCATCACCGTGTTCCCCGCGCGTCCCTGGAGAGGCACGCGGCGTCCTGCCGGCTCCGCAGGATGGGATACTCCGCCAAGGAGGAG GCCGAGATGTATGACTCCAGCTTTTTCTACGAAAACCTGAAGGTTCCTACTGTCACCATGG ATAAAGATCTACAGTTTCATATTGTTAAGCAGGCTAGAGCCCAAAGTGCAAAGGAAGGTGCAGGCTACAGCGAAG ATGATAGTCAGAAAGGTCCGAAGTCCCATCTTGAAATTTTGGCTGAAATGCGAGATTACAAAAGGCGGCGGCAGTCATACAGAGCTAAGAATGTTCATATAACAAAGAAGTCCTACACTGAg GTGATTCGGGATGTGATTGGTGTGCATATGGAAGAACTCGGCAATCAGTGGCAAGAGAACAGGTTGCATAATGCAGAGATATGTGAAGGAGAGAAGTTGAAGTCCTCAGGAAG GGAAGACAGGCGGTCAGCTTCAGTGGACTCACGGCAGTCTGGGGGAAGCAGTAGGGATACGGAGTGCACGAGACACAGGAGAGACACCAGCAGGAGTCCAAGTAAACGAAGAAGGAGTCGTGAGAGAGGCAAAGACAGAGATTcttggagaaaaagagagag GACCACAGGTGTGTGGGACCTGTGTTTGAGCAGACATGAGGACTCTTGGGCAGAAGAAATGCTGCCTTGCCCTTCATGTTTGG GGATGAAGACAAATATCACAACCATAAAAGAAGAAAGTAGAAACAATAACCTGATTATTTTGTTCATCAGCTGTTCAAAACATAACTTCCACAAGAACTATTATTACTGTTGTTTTGCTCAAGACAGTAAAGTTGCCCACATAATATTGGTGTTGCTTAACACCTGTGCTGCTTTGGAGACAAAAAAGTGCTAA